Proteins co-encoded in one Arthrobacter alpinus genomic window:
- a CDS encoding recombinase family protein: MSELLIGYARVSTDEQDLTAQRDALAAMGIGEDRIYVDHGLTGSNRNRPGLREALAACRAGDTLVVTKLDRLARSVRDAHEIADQLASREIKLNIGGSVHNPLDPIGKLLFNVLAMVAEFEGDLIRARTREGMKVAKAKGRLRGKPPKLSPAQESHLVKLHEAGEHSMYEIAELFSVARSTVYRALERAKRTGDSDPS; the protein is encoded by the coding sequence ATGTCTGAATTACTAATTGGGTATGCAAGGGTTTCCACCGACGAGCAAGACTTGACCGCGCAGCGTGACGCGCTGGCGGCCATGGGTATAGGCGAGGATCGGATCTACGTAGATCACGGACTGACTGGATCAAATAGGAACCGTCCAGGTTTGCGTGAGGCGTTGGCTGCTTGCCGTGCCGGGGACACGCTCGTTGTAACCAAGCTGGATCGACTGGCTCGCTCCGTAAGGGATGCCCATGAGATCGCTGACCAGCTTGCCAGTCGGGAGATCAAGTTGAATATTGGAGGATCGGTCCACAATCCGCTGGATCCCATAGGGAAACTGCTTTTCAATGTTTTGGCGATGGTTGCGGAATTTGAAGGAGATCTCATCCGGGCGCGAACGCGCGAAGGAATGAAGGTCGCTAAGGCCAAAGGCCGCTTGCGCGGGAAGCCACCAAAACTTTCGCCAGCCCAGGAAAGCCACCTTGTTAAGCTTCATGAAGCTGGCGAGCACAGCATGTATGAAATCGCCGAGCTCTTCTCTGTCGCACGGTCAACGGTTTACCGGGCGCTCGAGAGGGCGAAGAGGACAGGTGACAGCGACCCGAGCTAG
- a CDS encoding tetratricopeptide repeat protein: MKSTEAESVDFQSSVEMIQSGDPDGLFNAANDLRQISKSEAVEVLYQLAIAHGVNEAYLNYGTLLHDMNRSKEALVQFKKAHAAGDPNAAFALGEVNWEMGRHTEAIKWLQLAGSNPFVPLRLASSYRATGDELSAVKVLREGSENSAEAAVEYIITTNELDLDSAINLLEKHLQNGEVDVLVVLADLYSKAGNTAKEIELLRRSVEAGEPNALHNLGLALWQSGNTREGKSLLKKAAQKGDKLSSKVLHEIRGKQRHVQLK, from the coding sequence TTGAAGAGCACAGAGGCAGAGTCAGTGGACTTTCAGTCGTCCGTGGAAATGATCCAATCCGGCGATCCCGACGGCCTATTCAATGCAGCCAATGACCTCCGACAGATATCCAAGTCTGAAGCGGTTGAAGTCCTGTACCAACTGGCCATTGCGCACGGTGTGAACGAAGCCTACTTAAACTACGGGACGTTGCTTCATGACATGAACCGATCCAAGGAAGCCCTGGTCCAGTTCAAGAAAGCACATGCTGCAGGAGATCCGAATGCCGCATTTGCTTTGGGGGAAGTGAACTGGGAGATGGGAAGGCATACCGAAGCTATCAAGTGGCTTCAGCTGGCCGGCAGTAACCCATTCGTACCGCTCCGGCTGGCCAGCTCGTATCGGGCCACCGGGGATGAGCTATCAGCGGTGAAGGTCCTTCGAGAAGGTAGCGAAAACAGCGCCGAGGCGGCGGTGGAATACATCATTACCACTAACGAACTTGACCTTGATAGTGCGATCAACCTGCTTGAAAAGCACCTCCAAAACGGCGAAGTCGATGTCCTTGTTGTCTTGGCCGATCTCTACTCGAAGGCGGGCAACACGGCCAAGGAGATTGAACTCCTTCGTCGCAGTGTGGAAGCCGGCGAACCAAACGCGCTGCATAACCTGGGCCTTGCACTCTGGCAGTCCGGGAACACACGAGAGGGCAAGTCGCTCCTAAAGAAGGCGGCACAGAAGGGCGACAAATTATCGTCGAAGGTCTTACATGAAATTCGCGGCAAACAACGGCACGTTCAGTTGAAGTAA
- a CDS encoding GNAT family N-acetyltransferase, translating into MLPYRFSTSAIISDDEVLALYESVGWTTYASNPELLGRAIRSSSFVVTAWSEDGRLIGLARAISDDATICYVQDILVHPDSQGAGVGHGLFAQVAERYQHVRQTVLITDDQPQQRAFYESMGLTEGADFTPERIRVFAQFR; encoded by the coding sequence ATGTTGCCATACCGGTTCTCCACCTCCGCCATCATTTCCGACGATGAAGTGCTTGCACTCTACGAATCTGTGGGGTGGACCACCTACGCCAGCAACCCTGAATTGCTTGGCCGGGCGATAAGAAGTTCATCGTTTGTCGTCACAGCCTGGAGCGAAGATGGCCGGCTCATCGGCCTGGCTCGGGCCATCTCCGACGATGCAACGATCTGCTACGTCCAGGACATTCTGGTCCATCCTGATTCTCAAGGAGCCGGAGTGGGACACGGGTTGTTCGCTCAAGTCGCGGAGAGGTATCAGCACGTGAGGCAGACAGTCCTCATCACCGACGATCAGCCGCAGCAGCGCGCCTTTTATGAGTCCATGGGACTTACCGAAGGCGCAGACTTCACCCCGGAACGCATTCGTGTCTTCGCACAGTTCCGCTAA
- a CDS encoding GNAT family N-acetyltransferase, translating into MVLEIFTLSGANFRLRRAVESDVVPIIELMNNDPIRAAENSAAAQDHAPYIAAFRAIDADPAQQLIVVVDDAENVVATMQLSLIPGLARLGSTRLLVEAVRVDETLRGNGLGSAMMTWAVEEGRRRGAALVQLTSDRARQDAHRFYERLGFTASHVGFKLIL; encoded by the coding sequence ATGGTCTTGGAAATCTTCACCCTGTCCGGCGCAAACTTCCGCCTGCGCAGGGCGGTCGAGTCCGACGTCGTGCCCATTATTGAGCTCATGAACAACGATCCCATTCGAGCGGCCGAGAACTCTGCTGCTGCCCAGGACCACGCTCCCTACATCGCGGCCTTCCGCGCCATTGACGCCGACCCGGCGCAGCAGTTAATTGTGGTTGTGGATGACGCGGAGAATGTTGTTGCCACGATGCAGCTGAGCCTCATTCCAGGCCTTGCCCGCTTGGGTTCCACGAGATTACTGGTGGAGGCGGTGCGAGTGGATGAGACGTTGCGTGGAAACGGGCTGGGATCGGCCATGATGACGTGGGCTGTAGAAGAAGGACGACGGCGTGGCGCCGCCTTGGTCCAATTGACCAGTGACAGAGCCCGTCAGGACGCGCACAGGTTCTACGAGCGGCTGGGCTTCACCGCCTCTCATGTGGGGTTCAAACTAATCCTCTAG
- a CDS encoding GNAT family N-acetyltransferase: MGMEYRKLNLSDAAELQGLLESNPGYTRRVSGRDPQSDDSQAILTALPPGINVDAKHAWGLWEDKRLVAFVDVIRGYPGPEVTFIGLLVTAGDQSRRGLGRTLYEYVLAEIRRWQGISVVRLGIVASNAEVAEPFWRSLGFARTGESKPYIDGTVTSTVTLWEYSIPFPNPM; the protein is encoded by the coding sequence ATGGGCATGGAGTATCGAAAACTGAACTTGAGTGACGCGGCGGAATTGCAGGGCTTATTGGAATCCAATCCTGGCTATACACGCCGAGTTTCAGGCCGCGACCCTCAAAGCGACGACAGCCAAGCAATACTCACGGCTTTGCCTCCTGGTATCAACGTGGATGCGAAACATGCTTGGGGATTGTGGGAGGACAAAAGACTTGTGGCCTTCGTGGATGTGATCCGCGGATACCCGGGCCCGGAAGTGACCTTTATCGGGCTACTGGTGACGGCCGGAGATCAATCGCGCCGTGGACTGGGAAGGACTTTGTACGAATACGTATTGGCTGAAATTCGTAGATGGCAGGGCATTTCCGTCGTGCGCCTTGGCATCGTGGCATCCAACGCCGAGGTGGCCGAGCCATTCTGGCGATCTCTCGGATTCGCAAGGACGGGAGAATCGAAACCCTACATCGATGGAACCGTAACCAGCACGGTGACCCTATGGGAATACTCCATACCCTTCCCGAACCCAATGTAA
- a CDS encoding DinB family protein, which yields MTHISDVAKAELHRYLQEGRDAMVWKLGGLSEYDLRRPLTTTGTNLLGLVKHLAGVEAAYFGAVFGRPFPENHPWMASDAPENVDMWATAEESSEELVALYKRVWAHADTTISELPMEASGQVPWWRKASNPVSLTRILVHVTAETLRHVGHADIVRELIDGSVGHRDDNDNMAEGNSAWWHSYRENLEKVASSFAGPELAARSSLED from the coding sequence GTGACACACATCAGTGATGTTGCCAAGGCTGAGTTACACCGATATTTGCAAGAGGGCCGCGACGCGATGGTGTGGAAACTTGGGGGACTCTCTGAATACGATCTGCGTCGTCCCCTAACAACCACTGGTACCAACCTGCTGGGGCTGGTGAAGCATTTGGCAGGGGTCGAGGCTGCGTACTTCGGTGCCGTCTTCGGCCGGCCCTTCCCCGAGAATCACCCTTGGATGGCAAGCGACGCGCCGGAGAATGTGGACATGTGGGCCACCGCAGAGGAGTCCAGCGAAGAGCTCGTGGCCCTCTACAAACGAGTGTGGGCCCATGCCGATACTACGATTTCCGAGCTCCCGATGGAGGCAAGCGGTCAGGTGCCGTGGTGGCGAAAGGCAAGTAACCCTGTCAGCCTGACCCGCATCTTGGTGCATGTCACTGCTGAAACATTGCGGCATGTTGGTCACGCCGACATTGTGCGCGAGTTGATCGACGGCAGCGTCGGACACCGGGACGATAACGACAACATGGCGGAGGGGAACTCAGCCTGGTGGCACAGCTATCGCGAGAACTTGGAGAAGGTGGCCAGCAGTTTCGCAGGGCCAGAGCTAGCTGCGAGGTCCTCGCTAGAGGATTAG
- a CDS encoding TIR domain-containing protein — protein sequence MYFFTDAAPSGSDLGRTLVDPFAEFWSNGDGPAHSVIDRKIAAAGLPKTEGSKQQKIIDAFLRADDAQAYALMKGLLDALRRHSNSFWSKDSEQADEAKAHLHQVLQDAGYSLEEDFKLSEEQRKPAPKSVPPAVQERLGQVPKVALITAKEIEAVHQAETNTAPPREIFLVHGHQDGLRREVSEWVQESVGVTPVVLSKQLSGGKTLIEKFESYSADAACAIVIMTPDDEARAKNNLEAIEERARQNVVFELGYFYGKLRRENVIVLNFGVELPGDIKGMVDVRGQDWKIELLKELAGLGYKSNF from the coding sequence ATGTACTTCTTTACTGATGCCGCACCATCCGGATCCGATCTTGGCCGTACTCTTGTAGATCCCTTTGCCGAGTTTTGGAGTAATGGGGACGGGCCAGCACATTCAGTAATTGACCGAAAAATTGCTGCTGCTGGTTTGCCTAAGACGGAAGGAAGCAAGCAACAAAAGATTATTGATGCTTTTTTGAGAGCCGACGATGCACAGGCTTATGCACTCATGAAGGGGCTTTTGGACGCGCTAAGGAGACATTCCAATTCTTTTTGGTCCAAAGACTCGGAGCAAGCGGATGAAGCCAAAGCCCACCTTCATCAGGTGCTCCAAGATGCAGGGTATTCACTGGAAGAGGATTTCAAGCTTTCAGAAGAGCAACGTAAACCGGCTCCAAAATCAGTTCCTCCGGCCGTACAGGAGCGCCTTGGACAGGTGCCGAAAGTGGCGCTGATTACGGCAAAAGAGATAGAAGCAGTCCACCAAGCTGAGACCAATACGGCTCCACCAAGGGAAATATTTTTGGTGCATGGCCATCAGGATGGACTCCGGCGTGAGGTGTCTGAGTGGGTGCAAGAATCAGTGGGAGTGACGCCGGTGGTTCTTAGTAAACAGTTGAGTGGTGGTAAGACTCTCATTGAGAAGTTCGAATCGTACTCAGCTGACGCAGCCTGTGCCATTGTCATAATGACACCGGACGACGAGGCCAGGGCAAAGAATAACCTCGAAGCGATAGAGGAAAGGGCGCGTCAGAATGTCGTGTTTGAGCTCGGCTATTTCTACGGAAAACTCAGGCGAGAGAACGTAATCGTCTTGAATTTTGGGGTAGAACTTCCTGGTGATATCAAAGGCATGGTGGATGTTCGTGGTCAGGACTGGAAAATCGAGCTACTTAAGGAACTCGCCGGACTCGGTTACAAGTCTAACTTCTGA
- a CDS encoding DUF4304 domain-containing protein: MDTATTIETTFASVLKARGFRKRGRNWFRTTQTDDYQIVNLQKSPWGGDFYVNLGWSLPDATKAFRSEIQCDLRLRAEATDVVLPITLERSDGLTAQEVPGTILLDTGVSERIPEETFIRQLTDVIVVPVADLMDRTPSLVHMVPFLMTKPWFATLALRKELELLGHKLPTKWR, encoded by the coding sequence GTGGATACAGCGACGACGATCGAGACGACGTTTGCCAGCGTGCTCAAGGCCCGCGGCTTCCGTAAGCGTGGGCGGAATTGGTTCCGCACGACGCAGACCGACGATTACCAGATCGTCAACCTGCAGAAGTCACCGTGGGGAGGGGACTTCTACGTCAATCTTGGTTGGTCTCTACCCGACGCTACAAAGGCATTCCGATCGGAGATCCAGTGCGATCTGCGTCTCCGAGCAGAAGCAACGGATGTCGTTTTGCCAATTACGTTGGAGAGATCGGATGGTCTGACTGCCCAGGAGGTTCCAGGAACGATTCTGCTCGACACTGGGGTAAGTGAACGCATTCCTGAGGAGACCTTCATCAGGCAACTTACTGACGTCATAGTCGTCCCCGTCGCAGACCTTATGGATCGCACACCATCATTGGTCCACATGGTGCCTTTTCTGATGACGAAGCCCTGGTTCGCGACGCTAGCGCTCCGCAAAGAACTCGAGCTCCTTGGACATAAGCTGCCGACGAAGTGGCGCTGA
- a CDS encoding ANTAR domain-containing protein, translating to MKNLAQGYADEASQAFAIALRMARHQDTATDAVEAMKSRTTIDLAVGMIMGQNNCSQKRAVEILKAASSRRNIKLRQIAAALVAEKDLEAPTTHFEP from the coding sequence ATGAAGAACCTCGCACAAGGCTATGCCGACGAAGCCTCCCAAGCTTTCGCTATTGCGTTGAGAATGGCACGTCACCAAGACACCGCCACCGACGCTGTGGAAGCGATGAAATCCCGGACAACCATTGACCTTGCCGTGGGAATGATCATGGGACAAAACAACTGCAGTCAAAAACGTGCCGTTGAGATCCTCAAGGCCGCCTCGTCCAGACGTAACATCAAGCTACGCCAGATCGCAGCAGCCCTGGTCGCGGAAAAAGATCTGGAAGCACCAACCACCCACTTCGAACCATAA
- a CDS encoding YegP family protein: MTGRIELHQETNGRYRAKLVDDLRNILAVSTEFESKKAALDGIFTLREIAGTAHISYCNSQENTAEHALRGPTPESLKPLLPTTLPKEFWPNR; encoded by the coding sequence ATGACTGGAAGAATCGAACTGCATCAGGAGACGAACGGACGCTACCGGGCAAAACTGGTCGATGACCTTAGAAACATACTCGCCGTCTCCACGGAGTTCGAATCGAAAAAGGCGGCCCTCGACGGCATCTTTACCCTGCGGGAAATTGCCGGCACAGCGCACATCAGCTACTGCAACTCCCAAGAAAATACAGCGGAACACGCACTCCGTGGCCCCACCCCGGAAAGTCTGAAACCGCTCCTACCCACGACACTACCGAAAGAATTCTGGCCTAACCGGTAG